The genomic interval GGGCGACCACGGAGCGCTCCTGCGCGAGTGCACGCTGGAGCGCATGGAGGAAGCGGGTTCGGGGGGCACCGCCGAGCTCAACGCGTGGATCGTGGCCCTGGCCTTCACGCGGGGCCCGGCCGACGTGCTCGCGTACATGCCGGCCCTCGCCTGGCGCACCGGTACCGGCATGGTCGTGTGGAACGACCTGGCGTGATATGAACGACCGGCGCGCGTGGGGCCTGGCGCTCCTGCGCATCATGCTGGGCATCATTTTCGTCATGCACGGTTACTACGCGGCGGCCGTCCTGGGGCTCGAGCGCACCAGGGATCTGATGACCCGCATCGGCAACCCCGAGGAGCTCTCGGGCCTGCTCACCTGGTACCTGTTCGGCGCCCACTTCCTCGGCGGGCTCGCCCTCATCATTGGATTTTGGACGACCGTGGCGGCGCTGGCCCAGGTGCCGATCATGGCGGCGGCGGTCTTCCTGCTGCACTGGCCGCAGGGCTTCTTCATGCACGCCGTCATGGACGGCACGTCGGGACGGGCGGCGGTCGGGGGCTACGAGTTCGCGCTCCTGGTGCTGGTGACGACGGTGGCGATCGTGTTCACGGGACCGGGCGCCTGGTCGGTGGACGGCGCGTACCGCCACCCGCACGATCTGCCCTGACCGCGATGGCCCGCACGCACCATCTCGACGCGAGCCGGGTCCACTACGAGATCTCTTCAGAGCCGCCCACCAGGCGATCCGCTACATGATCGACCACCTCGAGGAGCAACGCGGCCTCTCGCGCGAGGAGGCCTACGTGCTGGCCAGCGTCGCCGTCGATCTGAAGATCAGCGAGATCATCGACGCCCCCAACTGGATCGTCTCGGCTTTCCTGCCCGAGAGCGTCTTCGTCTGAAGATCGACCGGCTCGACCACTTCGTCCTCACCGTGCGCGACCTCGCTGCCACCGCCGAGTTCTACCGGCGCGTCCTGGGCATGGAGGTCGTTACGTTTGGTCAGGGCCGGACGGCGCTGCGCTTCGGCGACCAGAAGATCAACCTCCATCCCGTGGGGCGGGGCTTCAACCTCGTGGCGGCGCGGCCCACGCCGGGGTCGGCCGACCTCTGCCTGTTGACCGACGAGCCGCTGGCTCGGTGGACCGCCCACCTCCAGGCCTGCGGCGTGGCCGTGGAGGAGGGCCCGGTGGGGCGCACGGGCGCCCGCGGGCCCATCCAGTCGATCTATCTGCGCGACCCTGACGGCAACCTGATCGAGATCTCCAACGAGCTGCCCGCCGCGGGCGCCGACGATCTGGCGCCGCTCCGCGCGTGGCTGTACCAGTGGCAGGCGCGCGTGCGCGCGCGGGACTTCGCCGGGGGCCGGGCGCTCTGCGCCCCCGAGCTGCTGGCCTTCGGCACCCGGGCCGAGATGGTCGAGGGCGTGGATAAAGTCGCCGAGAATCAGTGGCGGCCGGTGTGGCCGCGCATCCGCGACTTCACCGTTCGCGTAGACGAGGCGCGCGGCGCCATCGTCGGCGACCACGGCTGGATCGCCGCGCGCTGGGACTCGCTCGGCATGAGCCCGGACGGCACGACTGTTCCCCGCCCCGGCCGGCTGACCATCCTTTTCGAGCGGCGCGGCGGCCGCTGGCTGGCCACCCACACCCACTTCTCGCTCTCACCCCAGCCCTAGGAGGGACGCATGCACATCGGACTCTGCATCTTCGCCACCGAGTACGCCATCCGCATCGACGAGCTGGCCCGAGCCGCCGAGGAGCGCGGCTTCGAGTCGCTCTTCGTGCCCGAGCACACCCACATCCCCACCAGCCGCCGCAGCCCGTTCGCGGGCAGCGCCCAGCTTCCCGAGGAGTACAAGTACACGCTCGATCCGTTCGTCACGCTGATGGCCGCCGCGGCAGCCACCAAGCGGCTGCGGGTGGGCACCGGCATCTGTCTCATCATCGAGCGCGACACGATCAGCACCGCCAAGTCCGTGGCCAGCCTCGACCTCCTGTCGGGCGGCCGCGTCCTCTTCGGCATCGGCGGCGGCTGGAACGCCGAGGAGATGGAGCACCACGGCACCGTCTTCAAGACGCGTTTCAAGCGGCTGCGCGAGCAGGTGCTGGCCATGAAGGAGATCTGGACGAAGGACGTGGCGGAGTTCCACGGCGAACTCGTCAACTTCGACCCGATCTGGTGCTGGCCCAAGCCCGCGCAGAAGCCGCATCCGCCGGTCCTGCTGGGCGGCGAGAGCGGCCATACCCTCCAGCGTGTCGTCGACTTCTGCGACGGCTGGTTCCCGCGCGGTCGCAGCGAGCAGGCCATCCTGCCCGGGCTGGCCGACCTCAAGGCGCGCGCGGCCAGGGCCGGGCGCGACATGAAGACGATCTCGGTCTCGGTCTTCGGGGCCAAGCCGGACGACAAGACGCTCGACACCTACCGGTCGGCCGGCATTACGCGCGCCCTTTTCCGGCTACCCCCCGAGGGGCGCGACAAGATCCTGCCGCTCCTCGACCAGTACGCGAAGCTGATCCGGTGAGCGACGCCCCACCCGGCTGGGCCCTCGAGCTGCTGCATCAGGCGCGGGTGGCCCGGCTGGGGACGGCGGACCGCGCGGCGCGGCCGCTGGTGGTGCCGGTCTGCTATGCGTTCGACGGGCAGCACGTCTACTCGGCGATTGACGCCAAGCCCAAGCGCACCCGCGCGCTGCGGCGCCTCCGCAACATCGCCGAGAACCCCGCGGTCGCGCTGGTGGTGGACCAGTACGACGAGGAGTGGACCCGGCTCTGCCACGTGATCGTGGCGGGGCGCGCCGAGATCCTGACCGGTGGCGCCGACTACGCGCGCGGGATCGATCTGCTCCTCGCCAAGTATCCCCAGTACCGCGCGATGGGGCTCAGCCGGGAGGCCGGCACCCTGATCCGCATCGCGCCGGAACGCTACGTCTGCTGGCGATACGCGTGAGCGCGGAGCCCACGAAGCACCACGTCTCCTGGAGCGACGTCGAGCGCCTGGTAGGCAGGCTGCTCGAGGCGCTGCCCCGCGGCTACGACAACATCCTCGTCGTCGCCCGGGGTGGGATGGTGCCGGCCTGCCTCATCAGCGAGCGCGCCAACATCCGCAACATCCTCTTCGCGGCGGTGATGCTCTACGACGGCGAGCAGCGCGCGCTGCCCGAGCCGGTCTTCGTCCAGTTTCCCGAGGCGCAGCAGGTGGCCGGGCGCCGCATCCTCGTCGTCGACGACGTGTGGGACAGCGGCAGCACGATCGTGGCGCTGCGCGACCGCCTGCGCAAGGCGGGTGCCCGCGTGGACGTGTGCGTGCTGCACTACAAGCCGCGCCGCAACCGCTTCCCCGGCGACGGCCCCGACTACTACGCCGAGGAAACGGACGCCTGGATCGTGTACCCCTGGGAGCCTGCCCGTCCTCTACCCGAGTGAGGCCACTCCGGGAGCCAAACCGGGGCCACCGGCCGTGACCATCCTCCTACCGCATGGTGCTCGGCAGCAGCAGCGCCAGCGGGGGCCAGAGCGTCAGCAGCGCGAGCAGGACGATCTGCGTCGCCAGGAAGGGCATGATGCCCCGGTAGATGGTGGCCAGGGGCACGTCGCGGGCCATGCCGCCGATGACGAACACGTTGAGGCCGATGGGCGGGGCGATCAGCCCGATCTGCACCACCACCACGATGACGACGCCGAACCAGATCGGATCGTAGCCGACGCCGGTGACGACCGGGAAGAAGATGGGCACCGTCAGTAAAATCATCGCCAGCTCGTCCATCAGCGCGCCCAGGATGACGTACGTCACGATGATCGTCCACAGCACGACCACCGGGGCCACCTGCAGGTGCGCCAGCCAGGCGGCCAGGCGCATCGGCATCTGAGAGAGCGCCATGAAGTAGTTGAAGAGGTCGGCGCCGATCACGATGAAGAAGACCATCGCCGTCGTCCGGACGGTCTCGTCGAGCGCGGTGAGCAGCTTCCGCCAGCCCAGCGTGCGCCTGAGCACGCCGAAGGCGAGGGCGCCCACCACGCCGAAGGCCGCCGACTCCGCCGGCGTGGCCAGGCCGAGATAGATCCCGCCGATGACGATGAGGAAGAGGACGACGACTTCCCAGACGTCGCGGACGGCGCGCAGGCGCTCCCGCCAGGTGGCCCGCGGCCCGGCGGCGCCGAGGGTGGGCCAGACCGCCGCCACGATGGCGATGGCGATGATGAACAGCACCGTCTCCACCAGACCGGGCAGGACGCCGGCCATCAGGAGCTTGCCGATGGACTGCTCGGTGAGGATCCCGTAGAGGACGAAGATGATGCTGGGCGGGATCATGATGCCCAGCGTCGCCCCGGCCGCGATCGAGCCGGTAGAGAGACTGTCGGCGTACCGGTAGCGCCGCATCTCGGGCAGCGCGACCGTGCACATCGCCGCCCCCGTCGCGACCGATGAGCCGCAGATGGCGGCGAAGCCTGCGCAGGCGCCGACCGTGGCCATGGCCAGCCCCCCGCGCCAGTGGCCGAGCCAGACGTTGGCGGCGCGAAACAGGTTCTGGCTGAGCCCGGCCTGGGCGGCCAGGTAACCCATCAGGACGAAGAGCGGGACGACCACCAGCGTATAGGAGGTGGCGCGCTCGAACGGCCCCTGCTTGAGCGTGGCCAGCGCCGCCGACCAGCCCGCGAGCGCCGCGCTGCCCAACACGCCGACGATGGCCATGGCCGCGGCGATCGGCACGCGCGCGAGGATCAGCACCATCATCAGCGCGAAGCCGAGCGCGGAGATCAGCAGTTCGTGCATTTCCTGGGAGGGGGGCTACGATCGTCGGAGGGGGCGGACGTTACGGCCCCCTCCGAGACCTCCCCCAGAACCGGTTGCGCGGGCACAGCCCGCGCTCGAAGCCAGCGAATCAGGCTGGAGTTCATGCCCTCGAGCGGGGCGGCGCGGGCAGCGGCGGCAGGCCGGGACGGAGCGCGCGGACGGCGGCGCCCGCCGCCTGAACCAGCGAGGCCAGCGTGGCCAGCGCGGCGGCGCCGGCCACCGGCACCAGGAAGGGAAGGATGGGGATCCGTGCGGTGATGGTCGTCCGGTCGATCGCGTCGTACTCGCGGGCCAGCACCGCCATCTCCACGGTGATGACGCCCAGGAGCACGGCCGTCACCACCGCGTTCACCGCGATGACCAGGTGCTGGCCGCGGGGCCCGAGCCGCCCGGTCAGCATGTCCACCGAGACGTGACCGTCGATGAGCCCGGTGTACGGCAGGCCGGATCATACCTTATGATGTGCGCATGTGGCAGGGCAACGTCGTCTCCCTTCACATCGGCAAAGAGGCCGGCACGCCGCTGGAGGTCGTCAAGGAGGTGCGGGCCGTGCCCGGTCGGGGCCTCGAGGGCGACCGCTACTTCCTGGGGCGCGGGCACTACTCCGACTGGCCCAGCGTCGGCGGGCGCGAGGTCACGCTGATCGAGATGGAGACGATCGAGGCTTTGTGGCACGGTCTCGTCAACGCCGCTGGCGAGCGCCTCGGGATCAACGTCACCGCGGGCGAGACGCGGCGCAACATCGCGACGGCCGGCGTGCCGCTCAATCATCTGGTCGGCAAGACGTTCTGGGTCGGATCGGTGCAGATGCGGGGGACGCGGCTCTGCGAGCCCTGCCGGCACCTCGAGGACCTGGTGGGGCGCCCCCGCCTCATGAGCGGTCTGATCCACCGTGGTGGGTTGCGCGCCCAGATCCTCAACGAAGGGATCATCCGTATCGGCGACGTCGTCCGCCCCGCTTGACAGGCCCCCGAAGGGAGAGGCGCCATGGCTGAGCACAGCGAGTTCCGCCGACAGCTCGAAGCCGCCGTCAACGCCAAGCACAGCCGCCTGAACCCCTTCACCGAGAAGTGGGTCAAGGGCGAGCTGACGCGCGCCCAGCTCGGGGCCTGGGCGGCGCAGCACTACCAGTACGTCTCGCAGTTCCCCCGCTGGTGCGCCGCGGTGTACGCCGAGTGTCCCTACAGTGACGCCCGGGATTTCCTGCTGGAGAACATCATCGAGGAGGAGTCGGGCACCAAGCACGTGGATCTGCTCATCCGCTTCGCCGAGGCCTGCGGCGTGAGCCGCGCCGAGGTCGAGCGTACGGTCCAGCTTCCCACCACCCGGGCCCTGACCGCGTGGTGCTACGAGATGGCCCACCGGCCCTTCTACGAAGCCGCCGCCGGGCTCCTGGTCGGACTGGAGTCGCAGGTCCCCGGCATCTACCGCCGCAACCTGCCGCCCCTCAAGCCGCTCTATGGCTTCACGGATCACGAGATCGAGTTCTTCGCCGTCCACATCGAGGCCGACGAGGTGCATGGCGAGCGCGGCTACGAGATCGTCGAGACGTACTCGACGACGCCCGAGATGCGGCAGCGGGCGATCGAGGCGGTCCGCCAGGCGACGGAGATGCGCTGGCAGTACATGACCGGGCTCTACCGCGCCCATGTCCTCAAAGATGACCCGTGAGCGATCCTCAAAGAAGACCCGTGAGTGGGTGAAGTCCGCGTGGCCCGCCTGGACGAGCTCCCGGCCGGTCAGCTCAAGCGCGTCGACCTCAACGACGTGCGCATCGTCCTGGCCCGCGTGGGCGACACCGTCTACGCGTGCGGCGACACCTGCGCTCACCAGGGCGGGCCGCTCAGCCAGGGCCGGCTCAGCGGCACGCGGCTGGCGTGCCCGTGGCACGGATGGATGTACGACGTCCGAACGGGCCAGTGCCTGATGCCGGGCCGCAACGCGCGCGTGCCCAGCTATCCCGTCCGCGTCGACGCGGGGGAGGTCTGGATCACCCTGGGAGGCTGAGGGTTACATGGCTCTCACGCTCAAGCAGGCCCACGAGTGCATCGAGCGGGGTCTGACCAAGTCCCGCGAGTTGGGCTTCAAGGTCGCCATCGCCGTCGTGGACGACGCGGGGCACCTCGTGGCCTGTGACCGCATGGACGAGGCGCTCTGGGTGACACCCGAGATCGCCCGCGCCAAAGCCAATGCGGCGGCCGCCTTCCAGGCGAGCACGCTCGATCTGGAGGAGCGGTTCACCAAGCGCATGCTCTTTGCCGACAACGTGGCCACGCTCGGCGCCTCGCAATTCGTCTTCGGCAAGGGCGGCGTGCCGATCGTCGAGAACAGTCGGATCGTGGGCGCCGTGGGTGTCAGCGGGGCCGTGCCCGCCGAGAACGATCACACGATCGCCGAGGCCGCCGCCGGCCACCCACAGATCCGCCAGGCTCACTGAGACCCCCACGGCGGGAATCTGAGGTAATCTGGCGGGCGTGCAGTTCGAGGTCGAGGTCTACCAGAACGAGACCGGCGAGTGGGTGGCGACGGCCGTCGCTTACCACGTGAGCGTCACGGGCCGGACGGAAAAGGAAGCGCTGGCCCGGGTCACGGAAGCCCTCGCGCTCCACTTCAAGAAGGCGCCGAAATGATGGCCGACCCGCGGTCGCCGGTCCCCCGAGCGCTCCAGGGACTGCGCGTCATCGACTGCTCTCGCCTGATCGCCGGGGGCGTGCTGTCGACGGTGCTGGCCGACCACGGCGCCGACGTGATCAAGGTGGAAAACCCGCGCGGGGGCGATCCCCTCCGCACCTGGCTCAAGGAGCGGGGCCAGCTCTGGTGGAAGGTCTACGCGCGCGGCAAGCGCTCGGTCACCCTCAATCTCGCCCATCCGCGCGGCCAGGCGCTGCTCAGGCGGCTCGTGAGGGACGCCGACGTCCTCATCGAGAACTTTGTCCCGGGCACGCTCGAAAAATGGGGGCTCGGCTGGGACGTCCTCTCCGCCGAAAATCCGCGGTTGGTTCTTGCACGCGTGTCGGGGTGGGGGCAGGACGGCCCCTACCGCGACCGGCCGGGCTTCGGCACGATGGTGGAAGCGATGAGCGGCTTCGCCGCGGCGACCGGGCCGGCGGACGGGCCGCCGACGCTTCCCTCGTTCCCGATGGCCGACATGGTCGCCGCGCTGGCGGGGGCAGCGGCGGTACTCGCGGCGCTGCGCCACCGCGATGCGATCGGGGGCCGCGGTCAGGTGATCGACATCTCGCTCTACGAGCCGCTGCTCTCCGTCCTCGGACCCGCCGCCGCCGAGTACGCGCTCGACGGCAAGATCCGGGCGCGCCACGGCAACCAGTCCGACAACGCCAGCCCACGCGGCACCTACCGGACGCGCGACGGTGAGTGGATCGCCCTCTCGGCCTCGACGCCCGCGTCGGCGAGGGCACTCTTCGACGGACTCGGCCTCGGCGACCTCATGAAGGACCCCAGGTTTGTGACCAACGACGCGCGGGTCGCCCACAACGACCTCGTGGACGCGGCCCTCGCGCGCGCGATCGGTGCACGCACGCTCGACGAGATGCTCCACCTGTTCGAAACGATGGACCTCACGGCGGCGCCCGTCTACGACATCGCGGACATCACCGAGGACCCGCATGTGGTCGCGCGCGGCATCTTCATGGACGTCCCCGATCCCGATCTCGGCACCGTGCGCATGACGGCGCCCACGCCCCGCCTCGCCGACACGCCCGCCTCGGTCCGCTGGGCAGGGCCGTCGCTCGGCGCCCACAACCGTGACGTCTACGCGTCGCTCGGGCTCAGCGACGCCGAGCTCGACGAGCTGAAGCGTGCCGGCGTCATCTAGCTCGGCGCGCACGATCGCCATCGCGCTTGCGCTCGCCGGCCTCGTCGTCGCGGGGTCGGTGACGGTCGCCGTCGCCGGAGCCGAGTACGCGGGACCGCTGATCGATGCGCACTCGCACCTGTCGAACGCCGGGGCGATCGACGCCTACGTGGAGGCGATGAAGCGGCACAACGTCACCAGAGTGGTGCTGCTCGGCGTCGGCGGCGTACAGAAGGACGACGCGGACTGGATCGCCGCCGCGGCCCGCAAGTACCCCGACCGCGTGATCGCGGGGCTTCCTGTGCCCGACCCGACCTCCGATGTCGCGGCGCAGCGGCTCGGTCACGATCTCGACCGCCGCCGGCCGCGCGTCCTCGGCGAGGTGCACCTGAGACAGCTCGGGCGTCGGAACATCGAGCGCGATCCCAACGACGCCGCGTTCGGGAAGGTTCTCGACTTCGCCGCCCAGCACGGCGTGCCTGTGGTCATTCACTACGAGCTGACCGCCGCTGCCGCCGCCGCACTCGATCAGGCACTCGCGGCGCACCGGAAGGCGAGGCTCGTCCTCGCCCACGCCGGCGAGGGCCCGCCCGCGCTCGTGGAGGGGCTGCTCGCGCGCAACCCGAACCTCATGGTCGACCTCTCCGGGATGCACTTCCTGCGCAAGCCCTCGCTCGCATCCGAGAACGGGCCACTCGATCCTGCGTGGAAGGCGCTGATCGAGAAGATGCCGGACCGCTTCCTGATGGGCGTCGACGTGTGGGCGCCGCGGCTCCTCGAGCCGGCGATGCTCGACCGGCTCTTCACGTG from Candidatus Methylomirabilota bacterium carries:
- a CDS encoding DoxX family protein → MNDRRAWGLALLRIMLGIIFVMHGYYAAAVLGLERTRDLMTRIGNPEELSGLLTWYLFGAHFLGGLALIIGFWTTVAALAQVPIMAAAVFLLHWPQGFFMHAVMDGTSGRAAVGGYEFALLVLVTTVAIVFTGPGAWSVDGAYRHPHDLP
- a CDS encoding TRAP transporter large permease; this encodes MHELLISALGFALMMVLILARVPIAAAMAIVGVLGSAALAGWSAALATLKQGPFERATSYTLVVVPLFVLMGYLAAQAGLSQNLFRAANVWLGHWRGGLAMATVGACAGFAAICGSSVATGAAMCTVALPEMRRYRYADSLSTGSIAAGATLGIMIPPSIIFVLYGILTEQSIGKLLMAGVLPGLVETVLFIIAIAIVAAVWPTLGAAGPRATWRERLRAVRDVWEVVVLFLIVIGGIYLGLATPAESAAFGVVGALAFGVLRRTLGWRKLLTALDETVRTTAMVFFIVIGADLFNYFMALSQMPMRLAAWLAHLQVAPVVVLWTIIVTYVILGALMDELAMILLTVPIFFPVVTGVGYDPIWFGVVIVVVVQIGLIAPPIGLNVFVIGGMARDVPLATIYRGIMPFLATQIVLLALLTLWPPLALLLPSTMR
- a CDS encoding heme-binding protein — protein: MALTLKQAHECIERGLTKSRELGFKVAIAVVDDAGHLVACDRMDEALWVTPEIARAKANAAAAFQASTLDLEERFTKRMLFADNVATLGASQFVFGKGGVPIVENSRIVGAVGVSGAVPAENDHTIAEAAAGHPQIRQAH
- a CDS encoding MOSC domain-containing protein; the protein is MWQGNVVSLHIGKEAGTPLEVVKEVRAVPGRGLEGDRYFLGRGHYSDWPSVGGREVTLIEMETIEALWHGLVNAAGERLGINVTAGETRRNIATAGVPLNHLVGKTFWVGSVQMRGTRLCEPCRHLEDLVGRPRLMSGLIHRGGLRAQILNEGIIRIGDVVRPA
- a CDS encoding TatD family hydrolase codes for the protein MPASSSSARTIAIALALAGLVVAGSVTVAVAGAEYAGPLIDAHSHLSNAGAIDAYVEAMKRHNVTRVVLLGVGGVQKDDADWIAAAARKYPDRVIAGLPVPDPTSDVAAQRLGHDLDRRRPRVLGEVHLRQLGRRNIERDPNDAAFGKVLDFAAQHGVPVVIHYELTAAAAAALDQALAAHRKARLVLAHAGEGPPALVEGLLARNPNLMVDLSGMHFLRKPSLASENGPLDPAWKALIEKMPDRFLMGVDVWAPRLLEPAMLDRLFTWTRRVLGELTPDVAARVGYRNAVALFRLE
- a CDS encoding Rieske (2Fe-2S) protein codes for the protein MGEVRVARLDELPAGQLKRVDLNDVRIVLARVGDTVYACGDTCAHQGGPLSQGRLSGTRLACPWHGWMYDVRTGQCLMPGRNARVPSYPVRVDAGEVWITLGG
- a CDS encoding LLM class F420-dependent oxidoreductase — protein: MHIGLCIFATEYAIRIDELARAAEERGFESLFVPEHTHIPTSRRSPFAGSAQLPEEYKYTLDPFVTLMAAAAATKRLRVGTGICLIIERDTISTAKSVASLDLLSGGRVLFGIGGGWNAEEMEHHGTVFKTRFKRLREQVLAMKEIWTKDVAEFHGELVNFDPIWCWPKPAQKPHPPVLLGGESGHTLQRVVDFCDGWFPRGRSEQAILPGLADLKARAARAGRDMKTISVSVFGAKPDDKTLDTYRSAGITRALFRLPPEGRDKILPLLDQYAKLIR
- a CDS encoding iron-containing redox enzyme family protein, with amino-acid sequence MAEHSEFRRQLEAAVNAKHSRLNPFTEKWVKGELTRAQLGAWAAQHYQYVSQFPRWCAAVYAECPYSDARDFLLENIIEEESGTKHVDLLIRFAEACGVSRAEVERTVQLPTTRALTAWCYEMAHRPFYEAAAGLLVGLESQVPGIYRRNLPPLKPLYGFTDHEIEFFAVHIEADEVHGERGYEIVETYSTTPEMRQRAIEAVRQATEMRWQYMTGLYRAHVLKDDP
- a CDS encoding nuclear transport factor 2 family protein, giving the protein MYQWQARVRARDFAGGRALCAPELLAFGTRAEMVEGVDKVAENQWRPVWPRIRDFTVRVDEARGAIVGDHGWIAARWDSLGMSPDGTTVPRPGRLTILFERRGGRWLATHTHFSLSPQP
- a CDS encoding phosphoribosyltransferase family protein encodes the protein MSAEPTKHHVSWSDVERLVGRLLEALPRGYDNILVVARGGMVPACLISERANIRNILFAAVMLYDGEQRALPEPVFVQFPEAQQVAGRRILVVDDVWDSGSTIVALRDRLRKAGARVDVCVLHYKPRRNRFPGDGPDYYAEETDAWIVYPWEPARPLPE
- a CDS encoding CaiB/BaiF CoA-transferase family protein, with amino-acid sequence MMADPRSPVPRALQGLRVIDCSRLIAGGVLSTVLADHGADVIKVENPRGGDPLRTWLKERGQLWWKVYARGKRSVTLNLAHPRGQALLRRLVRDADVLIENFVPGTLEKWGLGWDVLSAENPRLVLARVSGWGQDGPYRDRPGFGTMVEAMSGFAAATGPADGPPTLPSFPMADMVAALAGAAAVLAALRHRDAIGGRGQVIDISLYEPLLSVLGPAAAEYALDGKIRARHGNQSDNASPRGTYRTRDGEWIALSASTPASARALFDGLGLGDLMKDPRFVTNDARVAHNDLVDAALARAIGARTLDEMLHLFETMDLTAAPVYDIADITEDPHVVARGIFMDVPDPDLGTVRMTAPTPRLADTPASVRWAGPSLGAHNRDVYASLGLSDAELDELKRAGVI
- a CDS encoding TRAP transporter small permease subunit, with the translated sequence MPYTGLIDGHVSVDMLTGRLGPRGQHLVIAVNAVVTAVLLGVITVEMAVLAREYDAIDRTTITARIPILPFLVPVAGAAALATLASLVQAAGAAVRALRPGLPPLPAPPRSRA
- a CDS encoding TIGR03668 family PPOX class F420-dependent oxidoreductase produces the protein MSDAPPGWALELLHQARVARLGTADRAARPLVVPVCYAFDGQHVYSAIDAKPKRTRALRRLRNIAENPAVALVVDQYDEEWTRLCHVIVAGRAEILTGGADYARGIDLLLAKYPQYRAMGLSREAGTLIRIAPERYVCWRYA